GTAATGCTTAAAATAAAGAATATCATGGTAATTAATAGAGGTTCATTCCCCAACATGGCATTaatagaataaaagaaaaaaattacaatagTTACAATAATTATGCACCATTAGGTGAGTAGATGCTGAGATGAATAGGAACCCGAGAAATCTGTTTACTCAACTAAGTTCAATaacagaaagaaaaagaaaggagaACGTTGTACCTCTTATGTGAACTGCACAGTTGTGAACTTGTTGACAATACCAGATGTTCCTTCAAAAACCTCCAAgcacaaaaaaaacatatataagaGAATGGAGTGGCTAGTATTGTCTCATAGTGTAAACAAGCAAGGTTAACAATAATGAAGTTAATCAAAGGAAATGGTAAGCACATCAGATAAATCTCATTCATCTAGATATAATCATAAAGTTTTTATAATTCAATTTCTAAAAAATGTGAAGGAACTAGCTTACTTTGCAATTAAATTCCAGAAGGTATAACCACACAGTTACAGAAAAAATGTGTAAAAAATATGACTCACAAATTACAAAATCATAGAGATTAATAATATCAATTATAACTAGAGCAACATAAGAAAATGACTTCATATAGCAGTAACTAATAGTACTCGAAAGCTACTAAATAAACCCcgcaaaaataaacaaagcaGAAGTAAAGTGACTGGTTTTAGGAAGATAATCCAATCAACTAAAAGAGAAGTGCAGGACACACACAAACTTACCATTTTTACCAAGAATAATAGTAAGTTAAAATCAAACCTCAAATGATCAACATAATCAAACACATTCAACTGAGCAACACATCTACAATGGCAGTGAATCAACAAATCTCCATCTGGACTCAACCCAACGTGAAACCACAATCCACCAACTAAGTAGTGAATCAACAAATAATGCACTTCTTCAGGATACCGTAAAGCAGGTCTGACTCAAGAACCagagcacaattgagaaagagCAAGCATGAAATAAACAAAGCATAATAAACCCAAATAAATACGCACCTAAACCTAGAAATACCCACCAATACGCACCTAAATCCAGAAGTACCCAGCAATACCTCCGCCTTCAAACGTTTGAGATCTGAACAGAAAAAAGAGAGGGTTAGAGGAGGTAAATGGAAATGATGAACAAAGATCTGAATACGAACCCATAATCCAAACAATCAAAATCTAAAACGAATTAAATCATAAATTGAGATCCCTAACCAAGATGAACCAACATAGCAcaagaaaaaacaaacttaGGCGACTTCTTGACCTCAACACGGCATGTGAGGAATTAGCAGTCGTAGCTTCAGGGGATTGAAGCTCGAGCTTGCTTACCAAAAGATTGAAGCGTCAGGGAGTACATATTCAGTGAATTGAAGCACCGAAATTTGTCGAGATAAGAAGGAGAATGAGAGGCGGGTTCCAAAAGTTTTCAATCGATGGTTAGAAAGCAATTAGGGCCAGAGGAGGCAGGAACTATTGGACTGGatctttatatattatttaattcttttttatttatttttattgaaaaattgATGATAAGTGaacattaattaataatatttttacttttatttttaatttcatattCATCTACACAAATTTGTCGGTCCTTACATAATTCTTGTCGGTGACATCTCCTACCATTTTTATCACCGACAATATATGTCGGTGATATGAGCCATAAAAATCTCTCCATTATTTACCAATAAATTCTAATATTGTGAAGGGATATTTGTCGGTGGTAACCGAGACAATATTTTTGTCAATATTGCGTCGGTAACTCCAAGGGATAATTTTCCGTCAGTGAGTTCCGTCGATGAGTTCCATCGGTGATCAggtattttcttgtagtgaaaatgactattattaAATTTGTAACGGTCAACCATTTCAAAGATAATTGAAAATAAGCTAAATTAAAGGCATTGACACATGAAATTAGaaaattgaaataataataagagataataaaatgaatatttaattttaggtaggttatattttaaattcgaatagttgtttgatttgaatcacgaaaatttaatatttaatcgGTCTTTGTTTCTTTGTTAACATTGTTCAATTCATAAGtattttttaattctttctctttttgttttttttcctccTTTACACTTTTGAGTTTTAAAGGGGTATTTATTTATCTactttgtttgtcttttcacttttaAAAGGAGCGTTTTATGTATTTGATTAGATttctcttgtttgccttttaccgctgaaaagtagttttttttacaaaagtaaAGAATCTCCactttttgaaaaaacaagTAACCAAACGGATCCTAACGGATCCTAACTCTCATTCTATTAACCTCTTGACTCTCAAACAAAAGCTAACCTACTATtttagcctttgtttgggaggaggttaatggaagtaaatGGAAGTAATGAAATgttaagtattaagttaaccttttaacttttttttccatcacttcccttctctttccattacctcctttaactctcacTTCCATTAACTCTCActtccattaacctccaaactcccaaaTAAAGGCTAaagttttttaaatttattaagtattaagttaatttagagtaaatggaggttaaCGAGGTTAAAtgttaacttttattttcatgacTTCTCTTCCCCTTCCATCATCTCCTTAAACTCTCACCTCCATTAACCTACAAACTCCCAAATAAAAACAAAGCTTAAACTCTAGCTTTTAAACTTAAAACGCAAACAGGcgtaatacaaaaaaaaacagcaACCAATTGAATTCTGCATGCAGTCGTTGTTGCTTCGCCGAAAACCGAAATTCCAAGCATCGCCATAGCCATCACCGGCTTAAGAAGACAGTCAGTATGACCTCCCAAACAGCGATGGCTAGATCCTTCAAGTGTAAGCTAATCAAATATCGTCGCGTTCCAAAGTAcagtttctatttttctttttactgAAAATTGCGATGTACAATCTCTTATTTGCAATTATCTGCTTCAGTAATTGTTAGGATCTTGTGTATTTTGTCTCCATTGACCTATTCGGTCTAAATAAGTATGGATGGTTAGTGTTTAGTGTTCTAGATTCATTTTGAAAactatttgtaattattttgttgtaatTGAATTGAAGGCCGACAAGAGAAATCGGTGCCTCCAAAGTACATATGCCTAAATGCTCCAAGTCCAAGCATCGCCATTCCCGGGTTAAGAAGAGAGTCAGAAGgtattttcttattttacaaTTTATCTTCTCCGTTGATGTTAGGGTTTGTTAGCTGAACGAtcagtttttatgtttttcgtgtatCGTGCTCTTCCATGGGCGACTATATTGCAAGCTTTGCACAACTTTATGTGGTTCATTGTTTTGTTTATTACTTTGTTTCCAGTAATTTAGCCTGAGTATTGTAATTACTTTCAAGAACAGGTTCCCCTTCCTTGGCGCTGTTCAATATGCTGAATATGCCTTAGCTTGCTatgaaaaacttgaaaaacgAAATGCCTTGTGTGATATACAATCTTATGGTATACAATCTGATGCTGCAGAGGTTTGAATTAATCTTATCCCTctatttctgtttttctttctcttttaagAAAAAAACTTGGGCATTTTTATAATTATCACCCTTGTTTTCTAGAATCGTAAGTTTGAAGTTGTGCAAGCCTTGGGTGCTTTTCGTGCACTGGTAGACTTCTCTGAACTTGGAGTTGGCGACAGGTGTCATGTCAGCTTCACTGCGAAACCCCGAAATGCTGATGGCAGTGATGCCTCTCCAGTCTTCTTCTTTGTTGAACTGGGTGACTGGGGATCAGGGGTATTACAACTAATGAACTTCCGAAAATCGCAGCCTGACGATTCTGGTAATGCTCATATATCCTTCTCTGCATTGTATTCTATTCATCAGTTTCtgttaatttgtttattttgtttggtttcaatgtataatTTGTGCACTTCCTATTCTTTGCATATCTCTTGCTTCAttatgttttgtttttaaaactgCATGCTTTGCTAGAGCTGAAGGTTTTGCTTTTTTTAAGATTTCCACAGTAGTTGTATGGAACAGAGACTTAATGTAgagtaatttttctttttcgtgGTTTATGCAGTAGTGCCAGTTCATTTGGCTTGTTATGTCTCTTGCTTAATATTTGTCACAGTTTACAGTTAACACATGCATGAATTCTGCAATCTGTACAGAAAACCCGACTAGGAGTGTGGTAGatttttatagataatgatagaTTGCTGGAATGTTGAAAGTTTTTACCATCCTTAATGCATTTTGCAGGAATTACATATGGCTGTGGATTTTGTCCATCTTCTAAGGAATATCCTCATCTTTCTGGATATCTTGGTGGTTTGGAAAGTGTGCCTGTTGATGCCGCCTCGCAAAGAGAGTTGGGTAGATGCTTCAAGCTTCGGCTAATCAATTCTCGTCGCAAAGTCAAGCCTAAGAGAGACAAGGAACCTATTCGAACGTAAGATTATCTTTCTTACTGAATATTTTTCCAAAGTGAAGTTTTTTATGTGCAATTATTGCTTCAGTAATTGTTAGGGTTTGTATATTTTGTCTCCATTAAATAGTAGCCTGGTTATACTAATGACTTTTATCTTGGCTGGAGAATAACAGTTACTTCGTCCCTAATCTTTCGGAACATGAATGTGCTGAAATTGCCTTGAAACACATAAATGGTGAAGAAGGGGTTTGTATCTTATCCATCTCtgtttgatttgattttatGCATCTTCATAGTAACAAACTTATgtctttttttctttgttttgtttttttttttttttttttaatttcttggCCAGAATGTTGAGTATGAAATTGTGCGAGCCATTAATGCGTACTATCGTTTATTATGCATCTCTGAGGTTGAGAAAGTTGGAGAATGGTGCCATGTCAGTTTCATGGCTAAACCTAGAAATGACGTCTctgaaaaacttatttttgctGAATTGGTTAACTTTGGAGAAGCCAAGTTTGATTTGAATGCCTATTCTATATTGGATCCTAGTGATTCTGGTAAAGctcatatataattaattacttGTGTTATTGTTTTTTCAGGATGGACATTAACATTGGTTGTGGATTTTGCAGGAAGAATTAGGTATGGCTGTGGATTTTGCCCCGGTGCTGATGATGAAAAATATCCTCATCCTGCTGATACCGCAGAGTATACTGCTGGTCGTTCGCCATATGATTAGTGGATCTCTTTGTTTTCCATATTTGGATGAATTACAGAATTTAATGTTTGTTTTCCAAATTATTATATGTATAGTGGGTCTTTTTGCTGTATATATTTGGATGAATTGCAGAATCTAATGACACAAATGTGAACCCCTAGAGGAGGGAGATATTTGTTTCTTCTATGATAAGATCATTCAATATATTTCATTCATGTAATGTCTAATGAGTCGCTCTAACCCAACTCTAAATATTTCATGTCATAATTGTATCAATCTAATTGGGTAAGTATTGGTTTCATGTCATGTTTTCGGAGTAAATTTTTAAACGAACTTAAATCTTTTAACTCTCATTTACATTTATTCCTTTGTATATTTGCGATCgggtgatcaattgattatattttacgcaagttcagggggttaattgaatattttatgcaagtttaggtgGTTATTGggatactttaaaagttcaagcggctaatcaagctttttggacaagtttaaaggacaaatgatgtattaaacctaaaaacaagggctaattacaaatctagcccaattaagaAGGGtcttttacatatctaacccactttgcttccatcttaccaaattagacactttcaaccattttggacaaaattacccttagttctattcaatcatcgatctacttcttcttcttccgtttcttcttcttccgttttttcttcttccgctttttcttgttgttgttgttcttcttcttcttcttcttcgtttcaacttcttattcggttcatcttcttcaatttctgataccaatcattaGCGACTTTTGAGTtaatttcccgtagaaatggtatgcttttagcttatacgtttgattttctcgttggtcttgcctcttttttcatctgtaatggtatcgtttcaattttctttattttccacatttatttttcaattttcctccattactgtcgcatttgtgacgaaatttgttgCATTTCatctcaaatgcgacaacagctGTCACATTTCGTCAAgcgcgacaactcttgtcgcatttgtgacgaaaagCGACaaagttgtcgcatttgcgacgaatgcGACAactttgtcgcatttcgtcacaaatgtgacaagagttgtcgcgtttgtgacgaaatgcgacagtaatggaggaaaattgaaaaaaattatggaaaattcagaaaattgaaacgatactattgcagatgaagaaagaggcaagatcaACGAAAAAAGCAaacgtataagctaaaaacataccatttttacgagaaattgaacataatacgtcaataatctcaaaaatcgctaatgattggtatcggaagatgaaccgaagaagaagaataagaagaagaagcggaaaagaagaagaagaagaagcagaagaagaagaagaagaagaagaagaagaagaatcagaagtagatcgatgattgaatagaactaaaggtaattttgtccaaaatggttgaaagtgtctaatttagtAAGATAGAAGCAAAgtgagttagatatgtaaaaggTCCTTCTTacttgggctagatttgtaattagcccaaaAAACAATTAgtataataatagtaataaataTGGGTACATCATTGGATAAGCTTCTAACTAGCTTTGGCAAACGAACATGTAAAAATGAGAGTTGAAAATGTAGCATAATGCAAACTAGACATGTTATTTtagtgcaaaaaaaaaaaaaaaaaggttaactCTAGTAAGGAGAgggaaaattgttttatttcttttctttcaaatacattttcccgacctTTCTAACCTCATTTTTCGAAAATGTTTATACtgttagactcgtctaaattagaaaGTCATTTTGAGATCCTtgaagctcaggtaaaaaaaattccggtgaacagaAATCAGCGATTAGAtgggcgttttccggtgagaaaaaaaaagtgtccagaaaattctcaaaacattccaaaaaatataaaacattattttgagaacctttaattcttgagtcgatGCGAGATTTCTTGCGGTTTAGtcacaataaaactttttccttaattttatccattttacatgcttcaacaatttattgagtcaaaaccgtaaggaatttCAGTTTGAGTGaggaattaaagtttcttaaaatgatgttttacatgttttgaaattttttgataattttctggatatgTTTTTTATCCtacctttcagcactatgtgttgAAAAAACGAGCACATACTGCTGGACGTCAGCACATTGTTCTAAATCAGTGTATAAATTGTTCTAATTAGTgtaccaattgtttcaaatcagtgtatcaattgttccaacaaaataattatattgttccaacatagaATCTTAAATTATTCTAAtagaatacttatattgttccgacagtgtacgaaattgttccaaatcagtgtcaAACAGATGTAAAGACTATTTGCGGACCACTTTGTGATGTCCATCCTAGAAAGCAAAACCATGTAGGATCTCAACTATCTCATCTAACATGAAAATGAAACTTCAAAAGATTATGTGCAGCGATTCCAGCAAGAATCCATCTAGGTCAAGGCAATTAATGTGGAGGGAAAGTAGGCCTCGTGGGTGCCAATTGCCTAAATAAGGAGTTGTCCTCAGAGTTGACAATCAACAGGCCATGAACCTTCAAAGACCTAATAACTTGGGCAAGGGACTTTTGTAGTTGGGAGGCCCATATGTTAAATCCTCTGTTAAAACATAAGGTCGTATCTACCAGAGCATATAGACAGCTAAGGAACGACGGAGACTAAGACTGAAAGAAACCACAAGAGCATTCGGAGAGAACAACACACTTTCGCTGAACAATCCCAGAAAAGAAGTCCTATACTAGGTAATTACCCTTCAAAAATGAAGAAATCGCCCTTGCGTAGTAATGACACATATTGCAACTTCCACAAAAGTGAAGGGCATGATACGAAAGATTGTAGGTAGTTTATTGCCAAACTGGCCATCTAGGGAAAGCTAGaaaattttctcaaaaaaattggGTGAGGCTCGACATCAGAGCAAAAAGATAAGTGTGGTAAGGACAAAGCCCTTTGAGACATTATCAATGCCATCTCAGGAGGGCCTACTCTAGGACAGGCATCCACGAGAAAGTAGTCTCTCGATAATGAGAGTTCCAAGATGTCCAGGTCAGACTTCTCATTTAGTGGAACAAGAAATATCCCCAAGATAGCTCATGATGATATGTTGGTGATCAAAGTCTGAATTGAAGACTTTAATATTCGTAGGGTATTGGTAGATACAAGAAGCTGAGCTAACATCATAACAAATAAGGACTATGAGGCAATGTGCCTTCAGCTAAGTGGGTTGAGCCCCATATAAGCTCCATTAATGGGAATTAATGGACACACAGTCCCTTTTCTAAGAAGTGTTGTCATGAAAATTGAGATCGGGGAAGGTCATCCCACCTGGCGATCGAAAACGGAATTCCTGGTGATAGACATCGGTCTACCATACAACATGGTGGTAGGATGACCTCCACTGCTTGACTCAAGAGGCACCTTATC
The sequence above is drawn from the Euphorbia lathyris chromosome 6, ddEupLath1.1, whole genome shotgun sequence genome and encodes:
- the LOC136233122 gene encoding uncharacterized protein isoform X1, with amino-acid sequence MTSQTAMARSFKCKLIKYRRVPKPTREIGASKVHMPKCSKSKHRHSRVKKRVRRFPFLGAVQYAEYALACYEKLEKRNALCDIQSYGIQSDAAENRKFEVVQALGAFRALVDFSELGVGDRCHVSFTAKPRNADGSDASPVFFFVELGDWGSGVLQLMNFRKSQPDDSGITYGCGFCPSSKEYPHLSGYLGGLESVPVDAASQRELGRCFKLRLINSRRKVKPKRDKEPIRTYFVPNLSEHECAEIALKHINGEEGNVEYEIVRAINAYYRLLCISEVEKVGEWCHVSFMAKPRNDVSEKLIFAELVNFGEAKFDLNAYSILDPSDSGRIRYGCGFCPGADDEKYPHPADTAEYTAGRSPYD
- the LOC136233122 gene encoding uncharacterized protein isoform X2, with the translated sequence MPKCSKSKHRHSRVKKRVRRFPFLGAVQYAEYALACYEKLEKRNALCDIQSYGIQSDAAENRKFEVVQALGAFRALVDFSELGVGDRCHVSFTAKPRNADGSDASPVFFFVELGDWGSGVLQLMNFRKSQPDDSGITYGCGFCPSSKEYPHLSGYLGGLESVPVDAASQRELGRCFKLRLINSRRKVKPKRDKEPIRTYFVPNLSEHECAEIALKHINGEEGNVEYEIVRAINAYYRLLCISEVEKVGEWCHVSFMAKPRNDVSEKLIFAELVNFGEAKFDLNAYSILDPSDSGRIRYGCGFCPGADDEKYPHPADTAEYTAGRSPYD